The following are encoded in a window of Clostridium thermarum genomic DNA:
- a CDS encoding NAD(P)H-dependent glycerol-3-phosphate dehydrogenase: MIKVALIGGGSFGTALSMLLGKKGYKAELWDRDLEVIEEINTKRTNERYLKKIAIPENVLASNDMKAVIGGAEYIVLAVPSHVIRLISKQIRELVKPGQIIVSIAKGIEETSLKRLSVVISEELPENDVVVLSGPSHAEEVATESPTTMVVTSTNMEAAQKVQDLFMSKHLRVYTNSDIIGVEIGGAVKNIIALAAGVSDGIGYGDNAKAALMTRGMHEIIRIGTKLGGLRTTFSGLTGMGDLIVTCTSMHSRNRRAGILIGKGYTTDEAIKEVGMVVEGITACKAFYTLKEKEGVDMPITDVLYRILFMGLNPKEAVHALMTRDKKDEIYID, encoded by the coding sequence ATGATTAAGGTGGCATTAATTGGTGGGGGGAGCTTTGGAACAGCTCTAAGTATGCTTTTAGGTAAAAAAGGCTACAAGGCAGAACTTTGGGACAGAGACTTAGAAGTTATTGAAGAAATAAATACTAAAAGAACCAATGAGAGATATTTAAAGAAGATTGCTATTCCGGAAAATGTCTTGGCCTCCAACGATATGAAAGCAGTTATAGGCGGGGCAGAATATATAGTGCTTGCGGTACCATCTCATGTTATTAGGCTTATATCAAAACAGATTAGGGAATTGGTAAAGCCCGGTCAGATAATTGTCAGTATTGCAAAGGGCATAGAGGAGACTTCCTTAAAGAGGTTGTCAGTGGTCATCAGTGAGGAGCTTCCTGAAAATGACGTCGTAGTACTTTCTGGTCCCAGCCATGCTGAAGAGGTAGCTACAGAATCCCCTACAACCATGGTTGTTACATCTACTAATATGGAAGCGGCACAAAAGGTACAGGACCTATTTATGTCAAAGCATCTGAGAGTTTATACAAATTCGGATATTATTGGCGTGGAAATAGGCGGAGCTGTAAAAAACATAATTGCCTTAGCAGCTGGAGTGTCCGATGGTATTGGTTACGGCGACAATGCAAAGGCAGCCCTTATGACCAGAGGAATGCATGAGATTATACGAATAGGAACCAAACTTGGGGGGCTCAGAACAACCTTCTCCGGCCTTACCGGCATGGGAGACCTAATAGTAACTTGTACTAGTATGCACAGCAGAAACCGTAGGGCAGGTATACTCATTGGTAAAGGCTATACCACAGATGAAGCTATCAAGGAAGTTGGCATGGTGGTAGAAGGAATAACCGCCTGCAAGGCCTTTTATACCCTTAAAGAGAAGGAAGGGGTAGATATGCCTATAACCGATGTACTCTATAGAATTCTGTTTATGGGCTTAAATCCAAAGGAAGCAGTACATGCATTGATGACCAGAGACAAAAAAGATGAAATATACATAGACTAA